From the genome of Tenrec ecaudatus isolate mTenEca1 chromosome 1, mTenEca1.hap1, whole genome shotgun sequence:
CCATGGAGCAGGGTCGGCTGGAGAACTAACAATAAGCCTCGTCAGGGAAAACACACTTTGtccctgaaaaaagaaaaaaggtttcCATCTGTCTGGTTCACAAAACCTTTCAAATCTTTGGACATATGGGGGGGAGGTCTGTTTTTAAAGGGGTTCTTAATGGCATAAGCGATCAGTATAGCTAATCTggtaccaaaccaaaccaaacctcctGCCACGGAATCGATGCCGACTCatcgcgaccccacaggacagaggaggacggcccctgtgagtctctgaaacCGTCACCCTAGACGgcctctctttctcccgaggaccagctggtggtttgaatgggTGAGAAATCCGAAATGAGAACGAATGATCTGCTGAAGGTGATACAGCCAGCTGTGGCAGAAACAGGGATAGCTCCGCCCTGGGAGTCACCATTCAGTCCTGTGCTAATCTCTCTGCATGTTAAGTTTCTATCCTGCATTAACACAGAGTTCAGCACCAGTCAGGCCTGGAGACAGGTGGGACCCAGAAGGGCAGTGAGATGGATGAGGGACTAGAGTTAGCTGTCAATCTAAGTGTCTATCAGAACACGGCTCTTAGTCTACACTGTACTCCATGCCTAATACCATGCCAGGTGTGTGAGGAGTCCTcagtgcattcattcattcattcattcattcatccattcaaacatgcatccatctatccatccttccttctatccatccatccatctatccatccctcaatccaaacatacattcatccatccatcgatccttccttccttccatccatccacccatccatccctcAATCCAAGCATACATCCATGCATCCAGTAAAATGTACTGAGCTTCTCCTCCATCCTGGCCCAAAATGCTAGTAGGCACTAGGAGTACAAACATAAATAAGAAAGTGTCATTGCTTTTGAGCGGTTCTCAGTCTAGGGTGAGACAGTGACGCATCAGCAGACTAACATAACAGAGGAACTTCAAAACCATCCAGTCCGTTCTAACTCAAAGCAATCCTGCGGGACAGACTAGAGCttccccttagggtttccaaagctgtgaaccTGGGTtgaaacagacagcttcatctttcacccacaATATTACTGGTGAATTCAAGCCACACCACTGACCTTTCGGTCAGTGGCCCCACACTGAAGCCACTGTACAACCACGGCTCCTAATAGAAAGATGGGGGAGTcattaggtgccctggtggtacaatggttaagtcCTCAGTCACTAAACTGAAGGTGGATGGTTGAGCCCCTCAGCCATCCTATTAGCAAACACACTGGGTGATCTACCTCcacaaagattggcagtttgggggcagttctattccatcacatgcagtcactatgagttagaaccgactTACCAGCAATGGGTTTAAGGGGAGTGATAGTGGTGAACCCAGAGTTTGTAACTCCCACCTCTCCTGGTGTGGGAAATGGCAAAAGTAGGGAGGCAGTGAGTCTTGAAGGATGAACAGAAATTAGCTTGGGAAGCAGTCAGGAGGTAACTCAAAGTCGAAGTAACTCCCACCCATGCACCTACTACGTTCCCAACTACactcagcatcctgccccctCACCACCCGGTCTGCCTTTTCTCCAGGGTCCCTGATCacaggaaggagcacaccagggaTCCCAAGGGCCCAGAAGCCACCCTGGAATCTTCTCTCCTTCACACCCCAGATCTATGCATTATGCAAGACCTGTGGATCGCATCATCTTCCTCTCAATTCCCCCCACTCCTCCTGTCCTTGTTGCCAGCTTCCTCCACACAAGCTTCTCACTTCTCCTTAAATGAATGCAAACAGCCTCAGTTTGACCCTCCCTCCAATGCCTTCTCCATGCCTCTGCTGGAGCACTCTTCCGAACCATGCAGCTAAGCATGTTACTCTCCTGATCAAAATCTATCCAAGACCCCCATTGTTCTAAAGTTAAAGCCTAAGCCAACCTCCACTGTGGGCTTTCAGGGCTCGCTGCAGGACTGTGGTTCCCGCCAGCTCCCCAAATccatagtataatttcctcctccCACTGCAGAGCAGTATTTTCAGTTCCCCAAGGCACCAGGCTCCCTCCTCGGGGCCTTTGAACACGCTGTTCCCTCTGATTGTCACACTTCCCCATGTCTCTCCAGGCAGCCCTCCGCTTGCCCTGGCTGATTCCCAGACCCCTACAGGCCTCAGTTTACATTTCTTCTCTGAGCGCCTCCAGGCTGGGTAAGGTCATCCTAGCCTGCCTTCTCCCAGGCCATCCCATTCTCTCCCATCCTGTTGCTGTTGGCTACTGTCTGATTGAGTCTCCTGGTGATGCTGTGTTGAGTCTCCTGGCCATACTGTATTGAATCTCATGGTCATGTTGTGTTCAGTCTCCTGGCGACACTATATGTTGAGTCTCATGGTGATGCTGtgttggcagagtagaactgtgctccatagagtttccaaggctgtgacctttcagatgcTTTCTACCTCAGTATCTTCTGAAGTGGCtcagggtggatttgaacctccaacctttgggctagtagTCGAGTGCTCAGTGGTTTTGATCCAGGGACTCCTTTTCCCATTCTCCTACTTCCTGTATTGTAATTGCTTGCTGAAGTGTCTGGCATCCTCAGTGAGTGCCGTGAGCACAGGGACCAGATTCTCCCTTGACCTGGCGCAGTGTACACATGCAAGGTGAGTGGGGCACTGTGGCTGAAGGGAGGCTGGTACCCTCGCTGGTCATTCAGATGGAGGTGCCCGAGTAACTCTGCtctgttctttcagctctgcttccCATGGCTGTTACTGGTGCCAGCATCCAGGGACAGGTGGGGGGCTCCGTGCTGCTGGTGGCAAAGCAACCTCCCGGGTTCCAAGTCCGTGATGTCATCTGGAGATCTCTCTGGCCTTCGGAGGAGCTCCTGGCCACGTTTTTCCAGAATTCCTCAGAGACTCTATACCACTCCCGCTTCCTGGGCCGAGCCCAGCTACACAGCAACCTCAGCCTGGAGCTGCGGCCACTGGAGTCTGGAGATAGCGGCAACTTCTCTGTTCTGCTAGTAGACACGGTGGGTCGGGCCCAGTCCCAGACCCTGCAGCTCAAGGTGTATGGTGAGTGCCCCTGACTCGGGCCCCCCGCCTCCCACAGGCACGCATCTAGAGTCCTGGGGAGAACTGGGTTCCAGAAACCTCTAGCCTCTGGCCAAGTTGCTGATTCAGGAAATTTCTGCCTGGCAGTCACCTGTAAGCAAGCCCCTCAGGTGCTCTCAGGGAGCTCCTACCTGGGACAGTGGGCCAGCTTCACCATCACACAGTCCGAATCCGAACTCGACTTGCCTTTTCTTGGCTCAGTGGCCTCGGACTCAATGTGCAACCTCCCTGAGCATCACCTTCTTCACTCGTCAGATGGAAGCTGCAGGCTCACCATGCAGACTGGCTCGACGGGTGAAATGCAGTGGTGTTTGCAAAAGCTGTAGGTCAATACTGAGCCTTGATATGTCATTAATTCTAAGACGTTATCATAGATTGTAAGGCACACCATTATTTTCGATTGGGAAACAGGCACAAGCCCAGCAGTGTTTGAtcccactatatatatatatatatatatatatatatatatatatatatatatatatatagagagagagagagagagagagagagagagagagagagagagagagagaggcattaAAGGTTAGGAACtaattcaatggcacctcacaagccAAGGGGAAAAAATGTTGCCAAGTAATCTATAGTACAattctttcattatttaaaaacaaaattatagtTAAAACTATAGAATACTCATTTTGTATTTCCTTTAAAGGCTCTTTTAGGTGTGTTTAGAAAGATTTCAGTTATGTATCATTCATAGATTATTTGTTGCTTCAAAAACTCCAACTGAAAACCTACTGGCTTAAACAACTATTATTATTTCCCCAGACTCTATGAGCTGGCAGGTCTTGGCTAGATGCTGTCTTTACTCCACTTAGGTCTGCTGTAGCCAGTCACGCAGCGGCATTCGGCATCTCTCTTGGGTTGCTGACTTGGTTTGGAAGCCTATCTGGGCGTCCAGCCAGGAACTCCACCTCTGCCACCCCTATCACCATTTCTTCAGCATCCCCGCCAACTACCTCTGCCATTACATCCTTCATCATCATCAATACcaacactaccaccacctccactatcacCTCCTTGACCATGGCCTCCTCCAACACCACCTCCATCTTCACCATCATCAATACcaacaccactgccacctccaccatcaccacctccgccATCAccgcctccaccatcaccacctccaccatcactacCTCCGTCATCACTTCTACCTCCGTCATTATCTCCTTCACCATCACCACCTACACCTCCTCCATCACCTCCTTCACCAACACTACCTGCTTCAACGTCACCATCACCACCTTCTACTCACTTCATTGTccatcaccacctcctccaccatctccaccacctcctccacccacTTCTACGTCCACATCATCTCAttcaccatcaccacccccactaccacccccacaagcaccaccatcaccactacctcGGCCATTCCCATCACCAGCACCACTCCCACCTCGACCACGTTTCTGCTGACTGAGGAACGGATGGCCTTTGCACTCTCATTGGTCTGCCTCGGGGGCTGAAAAGTAGATGCAAGTGACCTCAGACTTCCATTTCAGTGGAAATTTGAATAGAGTGGAGGTGGGGGACCAGTTTTAAGAAAAgccagtagaggtggcagctgggAAGCAGCCCgcagtgagggagaaagacacGCAAAGAGCAAAAACTAGAGGCGAGAGAGACGCAGAGGCTAACCGCTGTCCTCAGGTACGCGCTCAGGAAGCCACAGGCCATAAGGCACCTTTGTGCAATGAGCCAGGTAACCCTCCTGGATAGACACAGCCCTGCACCGGGTGCGGGCTGCATTTTAGCACCCCACCCCTGAGGTCTACTTAGCCCAATGATTCTGTGGAGTGGAAAATCTACCCAAGCCTCCAGGCAGCCCTGAAGCCTCTCGCCGGCTCTGCAACTCAGCAGCCACACATGTGAAATGAGGATGCTGAACGCGATAACACACGCAGCACCCACGCCACTAAGCTCTACAATGCCTTGTTCTCAGCGTCTGAATTACAGATTTTAAGGAAATTGCTGTTTTATTGCTTCCAAGTACATAGCGTGATTAGAACTAATTGCACAAAGCTGCCAAGCGGCAGTCCTTTGGAGCTCTGCTTTGACAATAGATAAGAATGATTTGAATTAGTAGATCAGTTACGGAAAATGTCAATGGGTGTTTCCACTGTGCCTGATCGTGTTTGGAAGCAGCTTGTCCTCTTAAGTGGGGTaaataaccccccaccccaccccctgtcatCTTTGTTTATACTATTAGTGTGCCCAGCAACGCTTTCCTTTCTTTCACATCGCAAATCTCACCAGACTGTGCGGGCATTAACGAGGTTCTGCTCTGTTTGACTTTGGGATGCTGTCAGAGCCCGAACCCTCCTGTTATCACCAGAAGGCTCCCCTGCTGGTCCCTGGCCATCAAGGTTCAGGATCCGTGTGTCTCCTCTCCCTGCCCAGCAAAGGGGAGGCATCGTCTCAGACTGATTTTTGGAGAACTTACGATTTtgccagaaggagccctggcggcacagtgatCAAGCTCTCTGCGGCCaactggaaggttggaggttcaaacccacctgccactcagcGGGGAAAAGGGGAGGTAGCAGTTGGCTTCCGTAAAGATGCCAGCCTTGGGAAGACTGTGGCTGTCCTACCCCATCCTGGAAGGTGGTCACGCGTCAGAGTTGCGGGGATTTTTGCACTTGGAGATTTCCCGAGGTCCCTGGGTGAGGCAAATGCTGTGCACTTGGCTCCTAACCGAAAGATgagggtttgaatccacccactgGTGCTGAGGAAGAAGAGCTTAAGACATCCACGAAGACCCCGCCCACGGGAACCCTGTGGAGCCATCCTGCTCTATACCACTTAGGGTCGCCTTGAGTTGGAAGCAGCTCCACGGCGAAGGATGTGCCTTTTTGTAAAACTGTCTCTTGCTTTGATGGCTCGGCCAGCACGAGGGACTTAGTGGAGATCGAGATAACCAGACAGGCCCCCAATCCCCTGGCTCATCCTTCAAAACATTTTACACCCTTGCAGTTACTTTCTTAATTATTTACAATCCCTTGTCAATATCTGTCTTCCTCGTCAGACTGTAAGTttcaaaaggccaagaaatgGATTTGTTTTCCTGCCTGGCTTGTGCAGGTCTGCTGTCTGCTGTTGACTGAGACGGAAGAAGAGAGGGGCAGACAGCGTGCGCGGCTCAGAGCCAGACCTGGGCCCCCAGGGATGGCTGCACAGCCAGGGcacaaagcagacgcaatgaGCCAAAGCTGGACCCTGCAGTCAATGGGAATTTTGAAGAGGGCAAGCAGGCATGACATATGTACCTTTAGGGAAGCATGAAAGATATGGACGGGCGTGACATGTTTCAAAGAACTGCGGACGGAGCAGGATAGAGAGGGAGCGCCAGCCAGAGGGATGACTGGAGAGGCTGGCATGTGTGCCCACATCAGGAAGAGTTTGGAACAAAAGGCTCAGGAGCTCAGTGTCTGTCTATGGGTAATGGGAAACCAGAGCAGTTTGGTGAACAAGGCTGGCCAGAACTGGCATCTAGCACCTTGTGGGTCCTGGAGCTAGCCCTGTGGGTCCAGCCGCGTTCCCCTGTAACCCATTGCCTGCTTCTGTTCTTGCCCAGATGCAGTACCCAGGCCCACGGTCCAAGTGTTCATCGCTGCAACAAGGGACGCCCAGTTCCCTGGGAcctgccaggtctttctctccTGCTGGGCCCCCAACATCAGTGATGTCACTTACAGCTGGCGACAAGAAGAGACCATTGACACTACTCTGAAGCCACTTGGCCTGTTTGCAAATGGACAGGTGCTCATGGTTTCGCTGGGGCCCAGAGACAGGAGTGTGGCCTACTCCTGCATCGTCTCCAACCCTGTCAGCTGGGCCTTGGCCACAGTCACCCCCTGGGAGAGCTGTCACCATGATGCAGGTATGCCCAGGGCTAGGGTGGTTATGGGACCACAAATCATCATTCTACCTCTGATCCTCCCACTTCCATCCATGTCCAGCACCAGGGAAAACCTCCTACAAtgatgtgctgctgctgctgctgctgccagccTCGCTGATCCTGGTGCTGGCCGGTCTCCTCTCAGCCTGGCACTGCAGTCCCTGCTCAGGTAGGAGTCCGGCAGGTGCAGGAGGTGGATGGCAGGATGGACCTCCTGCTAATGAGATGATCTGCGCCTCCTTACCTCTCCCACCTCTTCTCTCCGCCCTCTCCATCTCACACTTGGGCCTTTAGCCAGACTGAACTACTTACAATTGCTTGTGCAGGTCTTCAAATAAATGACCCCTCCCTCACATGCCTCTCTCCGGGCCATGCACATGCTCTTCTCTCTGCCTGGGGCGCATTGTCTCGGACTTCCCACCAAATACCCTTTCTCCTACTTCATCTTCAAGATGTGGTTACTCCAAGAAACCTCCCaaccttctttccaacccacaaaGCGAGACACAAACAAGCCGATTGCCATTGGGTCCgttctgacttgcagtgaccctctccaCGGTGTCTGAGGCTATCAATctgtacagcctcatctttctccctcagggcagctggtaggtttgaaccaccaaccttgtgattagcagcccattgcctagCTCagggtgccaccaggactctttcccctactccaccccacccccgttaAGTTCATACCTACTCCATTCACAACATTTATTGCATTGAACTTCGCTGAACTCTGAGCcctgtggaggcagagttgggatcaCCACTGGCGACCTCTTTAACAGTGGTTTCTAAAGCAGATCTGGGACTCAGAAGAGGTATGGTGAGTGGAAGGATGGATGAATCCCTCAACTGACATCCCTAGAGGTGGCTCCCTGTGAGAAGCACCCCCTAGCCAGGGTCTGAGAGGGTGATCTCCATGAAGAGAGGAGGAAAGAGGGAGCTTAGAGATCAGGCCAGGCTCTGAGCTCAGGATTGTGCCTCTGCCCCTGGCCCCGGATGCCCTGTCTCTGAAAGAACCATCCTAATTACCTGGACTTCATGGCCATTTCCATCCCAGGCTTACAGGCCCCAGGTCAGCAAGAAGAGGGAGGCACTGAGACCTCACCTTGAGGGGGTGCCCCGAGGCTCTGGTGCACTCTCAGAAGGCAGAGGAAAGAGTTCGTGCCCGGCCCTGTCTGCTCTGCAGAAGCTCTGCTCCTGGCCCTTTGCCTCAGACAGCCCCAGGATTGGTAGTAAGATGATGGGGGCCAGGGAAAGAGCAGATTTTTGTTCTCGGACAGCTTTATTAACACAGAGTTGCCATGTCGTACCCTTCACCCATTCAGAGCATAAAGCCCAAAGGTTCTCAGGGTACTCACCAAGCTGCCCATCGATCACAGCGATCGTTTTAGAGCATGTTCATTACTCCCAACAGAAAGTCCACACCCCTGACCCCGCACCTCCAGCAACAGGCAACAAATCATCTTTTTAGGTCTGTGTACATTTGCCTGTGCTGAGAAGTTTGTACGCATGGAACCATTCGGTGTGCGGTTCTGTGTGACTTAGATTTCTTTCACCTACCATCCTGTTGTCAAGGTTCAAAAAAGAGCAGTTTTGCCTCATGAGAAAGGACACAGAGAGAACTTGACTCCCTGGCAGAGCGGGAAGGCTCCCACCTAGGACCCAGCTCTGCCGCGTCCTTTAAGTGGTTCTAGCTCAGTTTCTCTATCGCACCTCCAGCTACAACCACGGGAGAGCCGCAGATCAAGTTTagacagacatggacaagaaTTTCTTGTTCTCAGAGTCTCTCCTCTCTTAGATCAAGAGAGAGCTACTTGGAGGTGACCGCTTAGAAGGGAAATGTTCGCAGTGAGAGATCTTGTGCCTGGCCCAGAACGCCAAGAatataagcattgtatgagtaaCTTGCTCTCTGATATTCTCACCAGGGAACAAGAAGCAAGATGCCCGTGCCAACGGTGTGGCTCCCGAGACAGAGAACCCACCTGTGTAGGGTCGGCCATGAGAAAGGATATGAACGGACATCTAGATCATCAGGAGCCCTGCTGCCCAGCCAACATAATGCTTTGGGACATCGCTGGTCTCTAGAAATCTCAGTGGTCCTCATACCTCCTGTGAGACTCTCTCCTTGCCTTTGGGGGACAGCCAGCACAGCTGTCATTGTGAGAGGACAGAAAGTACCTACAGAACCTCCCATCGCCTTCCCTCACTCCTTCACTGTGCATGTCGTGGCTCTACTCTGGGTAAGAGGAGACCAACAGAAACGTCCCTCAGAGATGCTAGAAGTTGTCCAGAACCCGCCGGAACTACGATACTCTCCGGCCATTATTTATGAAACAGTAGACAACGGGCACCAGAGGACTGTCGCCAGCCTGGGTACGGGACTCTAAAAGGCAGTTGACATTTGAACCTGCAGATAAACTCTACTTCTAGCCTCAACGGCAGCCCCTGCAACTTGAGATGATGATGCTTCCTGGCGACCCAGACATTTTCATAAGATAAGGCAGGAGTGAGAAGGGGACAGGAGGCTCTCCTGGCCGAGAAGACTTCCAGATCATCTGAGTCCATAGACTACCATGGGATGGTTGACATTTCATGGTTGGGGTGGATGACACCTTGCAAGTGATTCTTAATTGACATCCTTGCCATCTTCTTTGACCCTCATGCCTCCTTCAGGAGCGAGGAATGAGGGGTGAGGTTCTCCTTATTCTCtggaaccagtggttctcaaccttcctaatgtcgtgaccctttaatagggttcctcatgttgtagtgaccccaactataaaagcatttccgttgctacttcacacctgtaattttgctactgttatgaatcgggcaacccctgtaaaagagtcattcgacccccaaaggggtcacaacccacagggtgagaaccactgtgccCTCACCAACAGGAAGTGCCAGTGCAACTTTCTGCCTGAGCACAGGACAGTGAGAAGCCAGGAGGAGCAAAGCAGGGAGCAACGAAGGAGAGGAGGGACTGGGGAGGCATCCCAGATTCTGTCACCCTccaagaggaaagcaaagaaGATCCACCCACGTTCAAGAAGCGGCAAAGGCTCCACCGCTGAGAGTAAGGACTGTCAAGGTCACTTTGAAAGAAGAACCTATTATCATGGTCACCTTTGAAAAATACAACCTGCCTTGGAATGAGTCTGTATAGGAAATCTCTGGGCTCCTGCAACTCTGGAAAAAGTTGATGAACTAAACTTACACTTAAGAGATGGAGAGCTGGTAACTTTACCCCCTAGCAGGGGTAACCAGATGTCTCCCGAGGCCTCAAATCTTagaggaagagatgacagagaagaagGAGGTATTGAAGAAAGAGTGGATAGTGAAGAAATTTCCCAAGACACCCACCCAGGATGTCCTTTTTACCCAAGGGTTGCTCCTTCCCAACtcgccccccaccacccccatttcCCATTTTGGACCAATGACCGGCCCGGCTGGCCTTCTAGGTGCGTGTTGCCACTCCTCCACTTGGCTGTTCCTGGAGTGGCCTTGTCCGATGGCAGCTCTGCCCGGAGATCTCATGCTGGTCACCTGGCTTTGCCTCATCCCTATGCCTTTCCCACGTCTCTCCCATTGCCTTCTCCTGCGACCACTTGAGCAGTGCACGTGGCCACCCACCTGGAGGAGAGTCCGGTCACTGAACACAGCAAACTGATCTCAGCCCCTACAAATGATGTGGAAGAGGAAGCCCAGACCTACCCGTGAGCCATGGAGACTCTATGAGAGAAGAAAGCACAGGCCCACGCCACTGCCCAATTTTCTCCATGTCCTACCTTAGAGCAGTACTCGAGAGGCCCGGAGCCCTCCTGTGACCAGGTAGCCCCCAACACCCTCCCTTAGAAAGTGACTTTAGTATGTGGTGCATCGGGGCTTTTTGTCCGGATCTGTGCTGTTCAAATAAATCAATGTCCCTATCCCCAGTGACTCATTTGTCAACTAGTTGCCTAATGAGTCCTCCACGGAAAAACAAAATGTGAAACCAATTTGTGTGCTAATAGACATTGGGGATTTGAGCTTTGAAAGTCACACTCCAGCAAATATTGACTGCATCCCAACATGGACATGGTGCGGTTTTGGGTGCCGGGGAACCAGTAGTGAGCACCACGGCCTGCTTTCCTGGAGTGGAGACTCTAGATCGTACAAGCAAACAAGTGTGTGTGTCAAGTGTTGACAGGGCCTACTCAGAACAAGAATCCTAAGGAAAGGGCTAGGAATGGTGGGCCAGGGAGGGCTGGGGCCATTCTAGATCATGAGAAGGGGATCTCAGGTAAGGTGGTATTTGAATGGAGAATAAATGAAGTGAAGGAGCCTACCACGCAGTGACTGGGGCAAGTGTATTCTGGACAGAGACAGCAGGAAACACAATGGCCCTGAAGTGGCTGCATGGTTGGTGTTTGCACAGAACAGAGACCAAGGGGCTTGGATCAAAATGAAGGCGGTATTGCGGATTGACTTAGAATCCCATTGTCTGTACCTGTGGAAGGAATCCTGTTTTGCAATGGGGgttgttgggtttgggtttttgttttaatcatattAATTAGACCATATGCAAACTGGGGGCTGGAACCTCATCATTTCTGAGTGGTATAAGGAGCAGATTAGACAGAGACATACTTGGCCACAcatggggcaggggcgggggagggcgaGACAGAAGCTATGTGAGGGTCATCAGCGAGCTCTGAACCAGGGAAATCCTGGGAATGCCTGCATGGAAGGAATCAACCTCACTTGGATGGTGGCGTGGACTTTTCACCTCCAGAACCATGGGCCAATAAATCCTGGTTTGTTAAAAGTCACTTACTCTGGTGTTTCTGTGGCAGTGGCACTAGCTAACCATGACAGGAGAGGGATGTGGAAGGCACAGGTCACATAGGAGCCTGTGGGGCTTTCAACACCCTCTCCTTGGGGCTAGAGTGAGAGGGAGAAACCCCCCATCTGTCAGAGTGAGTTTTTCTGTGGATGGCCTTGATACCATTGTCCTTAGACTAGAATCTTCTCATATCTGCTCTTGCTAGTTTTCATTTGCTTCTCCTTAAGCAATAGTCTTTTCAGTAGCTTTTTTACACAAAAGACAAGAGTGTCTATGGCCATGGGGTCATGTGACTTGAAAACGAAGAAAATGAAGATGAAGTGCAGTAAGAGAGAAGAGTTGGAATTATTTTTCTGCCCTCAGTGGAGATATGAGTTCCCAAGGCCTCATtcttggagggggcgggggggtgaaAAAAATCACTGCAAAAACCTTGGTGACCCCTCTGGCAACTAACTCTTCCTCTGTGTTTATTAAGCATCGCACCTGGTCTCTTAAGGAATAGTTGGTTACTTACTCACTCTTTGGGGAAAGCGCCACCTCCTTTCAAAGGTGACTTCATGGCTCCTTCTCCCTGTTCGGCATGCCGTCTTATGGAAGGACCCTGAAATTGGAACCTCCCCTGGACCTCAAGATAGAGTGCGTGGTGCCTCTCCTGGGACTAAGCATGGGTCCAGGTGAGTCCTGTCCCCCACAGCCAGAAGGGGCAGGCAAAGCACACGGGAGCAGTGCACAGCCAGCCTGAGCCAGAAGATAATGACCAGATGGGTGAGAAGTCTGAAAATCGGGTCATATGAGGTGTAGAACCTTGGCATGTTTCATTTAGAACAAAAGGCTCAGAAGACCTGAAGGATTATCATGCAAGCCCAGATGGTATGACTAAGGTCAATGGATTTTAGAGCAGtgcgttaggccgggttgactagagaaaaagatccagagacattcatatatgtgtgtgagagagagctttatatcaagaagtaatcatgcatccataaaacatcccagcccagtccaacccagtccataagtccgattctagtccataagtccctcttcaggctcacgcaaccacatgcaatggtgcagaatgcaggaacatcatcagccagtgggtgcaaaatcttgtggatccgatGACCGTGAACATGTCTCCAGGACGCCCACAGGTCTCCACTtggtgtcaacaggaaggtgaaggcagaaagggagggggaggttCTAGGACCCTCCTTCTGAGaaagtcacacccacaaggaggcaccatctgtGACCCGATTggaaggctagactccatccttcACTTTGTAGCTTCAATTTGACgagaaattatgtaacaaccccTAGCAGGAAGAAAACGTTGTGGTTACTCAGTTCCAGTTTCTCAGTTCCCGAGTGGATGACTGAGGCCCAAAGACGACTGCTACTTCCCCAacctattgccatcaaatcaattctgactcagtcatACCATATGCTACAGAGTCAAACTGTCCCCATAGGATTTACTTCCCTAGAGTGACAATAGTAGTCATGGCAGAGTCTGGATTCGACTTAGGTCATCTGGAGCTGTCCAGTCCCTCACACCATGTCATGGGCCCCGGGAAATGCTCCATG
Proteins encoded in this window:
- the SLAMF8 gene encoding SLAM family member 8 gives rise to the protein MWSLLLWEALLPMAVTGASIQGQVGGSVLLVAKQPPGFQVRDVIWRSLWPSEELLATFFQNSSETLYHSRFLGRAQLHSNLSLELRPLESGDSGNFSVLLVDTVGRAQSQTLQLKVYDAVPRPTVQVFIAATRDAQFPGTCQVFLSCWAPNISDVTYSWRQEETIDTTLKPLGLFANGQVLMVSLGPRDRSVAYSCIVSNPVSWALATVTPWESCHHDAAPGKTSYNDVLLLLLLPASLILVLAGLLSAWHCSPCSGNKKQDARANGVAPETENPPV